CGATCTTCTTTCCTTGCTTGCTTGCAACTTGTAGCCGCTACTCCAGCTCCTCAACTAGCGTCGTTCCAGCACTGCGCGATCACATCCCTCGCGGCGCATTCAAGTTCGAAGGGCCGGCTCTTTGGCATTGGTTGCGTCTgtctgtttgcttgcttgtgtgtcgACCCGGAGTACGTACGTACGTTCATGCCGatctgtagtagtagtagtagttagctgGTGGCCGATCTGGAGCGGAGCACACTGCCGTGTCGACCGGCCATCGAGTTGCTGTAAAGGGGCGCGACGTGACTAGCCAATTATTTGGGTGTCTGAGCTAATCCCGGAGACCTTATTAACGCCGGTTGACTAGCTATAGCTCATCTCTAGACCCGGCACTTGTAGCCACTAGACAGTACTAGACACAGCCAGCTCGCCAAGGACGGCCGGACGATCGACCAACCTCACCACGAACAAGACAAGCGTGCGTACGTAACTTCCATGCAAAGTCAAGCCATCGCTTGCTTTCTTTGGTGTGGTGTGGTGTAGTACTGTTTTCGTGCGTGTCCCGTACGTTGTGCTCGTTTGACTTTGGCGTCAGATCgtgataaataaatatatatatgcaTGCCACGAACGCCACCACGGAGAAAAACACTCGTGCATTCATGCATGGAGCTAGTAGGGAAGAGATGAGGAGAGGTTGAGGTTGCAAGCACCGAAACCGCGTCAAGTTTTACTCACTCCTCCTTTCATGCATGGAgtggtactactactactactacttaacCGTGGATGGATCGATGCCGGCACGGGATTGGGCCGTGCGGGTCCAGACGCAGGCATTGATGCCCATATTCTTTGTACATTCATGGCGAGTCGATGGAGTCGGGCGGTGAGGCAGAGCCGCGGGATTGGGCGGTGTGGCTCCGGCGGCATGCACCGGGGCAGAGACAGCGGcagaggcaggcaggcaggcgggCATTGATGCGCTCCAGGTTTGCCGGCCACGGAGCCGCGACAGCCGAGCCAGGCTGATTTTCGGGTTTTCATCCTTTTAGTACAAAAGTTGATCGAAATTAAATTCCGGTTTAATGAAAACAAAATTGAATCTTTTTTCTATCGTTAGGGTCCATGACAGTAGGGTACAACAGCTTATCGTCGAAGTCTCTATTGATAGGGGTGCACGTCCTACCATAAAGAATACCCAACTATCGAATACAGTGTGTGTTCATACCTACCGTCCAACACCTTATCGATAGGGTTCTACAATCTACCGTCGAGGAGTTTGACGGTAGGGCTGCGTCACGCTGACGTGAATAAATTTCCTGCCGTTAGAGAATTCGACGATAGACTTGTATACCCTACTGTCATGGACACTGACGGTATGAAAAGGATCGGATTTCAATTTCTTTTCAAACCAGATCATATCTCGATCAACTTTCATAAAAAGGTCAAAATACGAAATTTTGGGCCGAGCCGACCCAAGGTCAGCATTTTGACTACTGAAATAATAAtaatgctgctgctgctgctgctgaagaTAATCTGCTCCATTGAAGGCGCCCGTCAGTTGCAACAAGGGGTGGCGTCCAGCGACAAGGCTTCGGTGTACTTTATGCGCACACATACAGAGATAGGGACAGCGAAGAAAGCACGAGGGGCCGTTCTACCACTTCTCCTGTATTGAGGACCATTTGGGTCCGTTTCCATGAACTATAATAAGATGAGACTTGTGTGGAACAAGAGTGAAAAAATCTCTATCTTCTACCCAAATAAATAGACTGCCCTAGGTAGCTGCAATGCTGATGCATGCACCGACGCACAAGATTGGAGGATGGCTGGTGTGGATATGTGGCCCTGGCAGGCAGGCATTCATGCACGCTCCCCAGTTGCCAGCCTCGCAGAGTCGCAGGCCGGCAACGGCAAGGCCTGCTTTGGGTCTGGTTAAGGTAATCGGCGACTCTCATCTACTGTACTGGAGGGATCCCATGAAATTGGTGTTTTCAACTCTTtcattctctttttctttttcttttttgagaaTTAACTCTTTCACTCATGTcaacttcttttttttccttttttgaggGAATGTAAACTTTCTAAACAGGGCTTCATAAGACTGACCGTGGGTTGTCAAAATCTATCTACCTCTGCTTTGTACGGCCCAGGCCTGCAGGCCAAGGCCCAGAAAGAGCCCACTGGAACAAACAGCAACGATTGAAGATGTGAATAAACAGGGAGTGGCATAACATGCAGGCTAAATGGGAAAACATTTCAACATCAAGGGCTTATTTGGCTTGGAAATCACAACAATACCCACGATTTCCGTACAAACTGTTCCGCAGAAACTTATTACTATCACAATCAAATACGTACACCGTATCACCCTTTCAGGTCAAATGCCAAGCGCAGGGCTAACGAACTGAAACAAGAGTCCACGTCTACAGTTCCCGTCGCCGCACCAGTATAATTTTCGTCCAAAACATTGCAGGGATCTTGCTTACAAGTTCGTCTTTGGCTTCGATGCCGGGCTCACGCGCCTGGTCAAGGTCCGCATCGTCACAAACTCCTCCGCGGCAGAGGGGTGAATCCCAACCTGCAAAGCCAGCCAACATGGTACCTCTATTAGAACATGAAAAAACACTGAGATCTGAAGACCTCGTTCTCGTGTGAAGGCAGATCTCTTTCGACTTACAGTGCTGTCGAAGGTCGCCTTGGTAGCTCCAGCCTTGAGCGCAACAGCAATGCCCTGCATTTTTGTCGTTTACAAGCTCAGGCAAATAATACATCGAACGgataacagaaaaaaaaatcatcttGAAAAAAGAACACAAGAATACCACGAATGCTTATACCTGCATAATTTCAGCTGCATCTGGTCCACACATGGCTGCACCGAGTACCTTATCGGTCTCAGCATCAACCACCAGTTTCATGATAGACTTCTCTTGACGTCTTTaagacaaaaacaaaaacaaaatcagaaACCTTCCCCACGAGAACAAGgaactcaatatggaacataatgtTGATAGAGTGCAGTGGTGcacaaaccaatgaagacaccgatATATCTCTTAATGAGCACACAAGGGTGAAAGGTGGAACTACTGCAAAACAGATAATCTCACGATACATAAGATACTTACTTGGATATGCTGTTCTTCATTGGATTGAAACTTGATGTGTAAACAAGAAGATCATTCTTGGCTTCCGCCAAAGCCTCTTGTTCGCTAAGACCCACGACAGATAGCGGCGGAATACTAATTTGACAAAACATAATCTCATATTATAACACTGAGGGAATAATAAAGCAATAAGTAGTACATTTGAAAAACCGTAGAAGCTGGTAGTATAGCAGAGGTTTTTAGGGGTAAATGACAACATGTTTCATTAACACAAAAGGAGCTATCCTGTCATTAATAGACTCTCTAACTGTAGTGACAAGAACAAAGTTCGGAACCACATGTTTCTCAGAGAAAACCTTGAAACTAAGTGCTAAACCCAAGTATAAAATAAGTAACTTTAACTAAGTTAAGGTAATTACTTACCAGAAAACAGCACAAGGTACATCTTTATAATCAGGCTTAACTGTCTGGCCACCAAACACAGTTTTCTGCAACGAAAAGATAGGGAAGATATATAGTGCTGATTTTAAATACAAAGAAGGACAACAAGCAGAACTACCAGAACCAGTTACTGTGAAGGGATTACAAACAACAGCTGTCACTTACAGCAAAGCAAGTAGCCTCCATCAGAGCAACAGGTGTTAGGTTAATCCGATTCGTCACATCGCCAACAGCCCATATATTTGGAACTGATGTACGGGAGTATTCATCAACCTAAACAGACGTGAAGTCAAAATTAACAACTGTATTATTAAGGGTGCCAAAAGTATACTATCCAGAAATTAATAGCAAATCCAGTGCATAATATGTACACGAACCCAATCAACCTAAACAGACATGAAGTCAAAATTAACAAATTGTATTATTCAGAATGCCTGAAGTACACAGTGCATAAATTAACAGCACATACAGTGCAGAATATGGACGCAGACCCAAGTTCACAGGTGGGTTTGTCAGGGTAGAGATAGAAATATGAGGAGTAAATACTATTTTGGATTGCCAGAGTAGACAATGCAGAAATTAATAGCATGCCCGGTGCATAATATGAGCACAGGCCCAAGTCCACAAGTGGGTTTCTCAGGGCAGAAACAGAAATATGAGAAGTAAATTTCAGATGTAAGAATATAAAATATCACCTAGGAGGTACAGAAATGGCGAATAAAGAAGATATACCTTGATGGCTCCTATTTGATCAACCTCAACACCTACAGCTTCCAAGTTCAGCCTATTGGAGTTCGGCGCACGACCTTACACAAATTAAAAACCAGGCATAAGAATAATTCTGAACTTGCATATTCAATGCAAAATAAATATTACACTCTAAACAGAGCAAGGAAATCAGAAGTGTCTGATTCTTCCACATCCAGACACTATGTGACAAACAAATAAGTGAATAGTTATCTTTTTAAAATATAAATCAGTACAAGTTTCAGAATACAGTATAATTGTTTGCTGTACAGACACAAGTAACCAGGAGGTGTCAGGCTGTCCCTTTATTGATTGCATGGTGTGAACAAATGCTTAGATGGAACAGATAAACTTAGTGTCAatacaaacaaacaaaatatgGTAATTACCTGTAGCAAAAAGAACAACATCTGCAATGAGCTCATCCCCCTTATCTGTCACAACTTTAATGCCATCGGCTGTTTTACTCAACTGGTTCACATAAATGAAATTGATCAAGACAAACTGCAGCTTGAACATGAGGAAAGCGAACTGAACTTTATGAAATTAGCATAAATCACCTCAGTCAAATTTGTCCCTGGATGCAATCGGATTCCCCTTCCTTCAAGGTTACTTGCAACAACTGTtctcatctcatcatcaaaaccCCTGCAAGTGCCAATGTATTGTTACATTCACCTTTCTATCAGATACTAATGTTTGGAGAACTCCGTGGCATGAAACATACTCACTCCCTCCGTActaaagttaagacacttatttgggacggagggagtataagaatTTAGAATACTAAATGCCAATGACAGAATTTATTTTTTACGCAGACGTGTTATAAAATTATAATCAGACAAGGAGTCGGGCTCTACAAGAGTCTGCAACAACCTGGGTAGTAACTACTGGCATGAAGATGTCCAAACATCACAGCGCAGGGATTGGGGAGTAGACCACAGGGTTGGGAGGATGAATAAGGAAGATAACAGATTGATTAGTTGTTCTATTATTGCTTGACTGATTATGGGTACATATGTTATCCCTTATACAGGAGGACTGCTTGAGCATAAGTGATAACTTGAAGGATACCAATCCAATCTGTAATCTTATCTCTTTCCTGTTTAAATGAAATTCTATTTATATTTAGATACTTCCTAATGCAATCCATGCACATAACAGGCTCCAAACAATTTGAACAATGTCAATCACTACTTAAATGGAAAAGCTAAAAATCACACCATCCACTTCTCAGTATAATGCTAAACCAATCAAATACATCGCTTGGGTGCCTTTTTACTTTCATGTGCAAGTGGAACATCATAATGGTCAAGGAAACTAAACTGAGTGCCTCAAGAAAATAAGTGACACTTCAGGTAAAAAAAAACATTATACTATCGACTTCAGGCACATTGTAGTGTGAGATAACATCTCTAACTGCACGAACTAcatggaaatccttctgaatttATGCAGGATATCATTTGGGTAAAGGACCAGAAATTTTGTGCAGTGCCCATGCTGAGAGCAGATCAACCTACATACCTTAGAGGAAGTTCTTTCCTATAAAATAGATCTACTTGAGCACCCAACCCCTTCCAGATAGAAGCAAATTCAACAGCAATATATCTGCAATGATGAGCAAGATGAAAAAGTTGGTTAGGAAGAATTGGCAATAAAAGTAATAACAGTATGGTACAGGGTACCTAAATAAATCTAGAACCATACCCGCCACCAAGAATCACAGCACGTTTCGGTAGCTCCTCCAAACTTAAAGCTTCATCTGAAGTAATAGCCAGCTCCTGCAATTGAATATCCCAATTGGTATAGGTCAGAATGATCAAGAAGAATACAGAAAACAGTGAAATGTAATATTTTGTTTCTTGATAACCCAAAGGCATACGAAGATGGCTAACTAAGCATGTTCCAAACTGAAAGAATTATTCATGTGAAGCACTAAGTCAAGACAATCACAGTAAGCAAGTCAGATGAGAGAAACTTTCTGAAACCAAAGGGACACGGGCAGAATAAAACCAAGGAGCTAAGGAAACATGTTAGCACTAACATCACCCAGTAATAGAAGTAACATAAAAAATTCTCAAGGGAAACTTCCCAGACCTTTCCAGGAATGTTGACCAGAGTTGCTCGGCTGCCAGTTGCAATCAATATGTGCTTCGTCGTGTGCCTTTGCTTTGAACCATCTGGCTGGGTAACTTCAACGGTGTGAGCATCAACTATACTTCCTGCTCCTTCGATCATCGTCACACCAGAATTACCAAGGATCCTCTTGTACACTCCGTTTAATCTGACAATTTCTTGAGTCTGTAGGTCAAAGAATAATGATCTTGGGTTGCAGGCATCTACACTTGTGCTGACTATGAACGAAGAATGTGCTCAACCAAGGTGACGTGTCTGACCTTATTTTCCAGCAACTTTTTCCAGTTGTAGTTGATGTCCCCGTTGATTTCCCACCCGAAATTACTGGCGTCCTGCACTCGTCACACAAGTAACGAAAATAAGCACACCAGAACTTTGATCCCAACGCAGATTACAACAAGCTCCAGAATAAAAGAACTGTTGGATTTGATGACAGCAGCTACAATATAGTTTGCTATAGCTTAATGTGCAGCAAGAGTCTGACAGTTTGGTCAACCGAGGAAGCAATACTGTGTTTCACAAATAAAAGACGTTGTACTAGCATTTTTCTGaaccagatgtatatagacacgttTTAGTGCGTTTGTTCACTCGTTTGGTCCGTATGTAGGTGGTCCATATTGAAATGtcgaaaacatcttatatttgcgaACGGATGGAGTACTTGACAGGGCCTAAACATGGATGGTTgtggaaacaacaacaacaacaactactacacagTTAGCTTGCATATAAGACGGTAGTACAAGGCCACTCACATCGAATTCACCCCGGAAAGACGCCCCGTAGACGAGTATCTTCTTGGGGACGCAGCCACGTATCACGCACCTGAAGGCAGCGAGCACACATAGATAGAAAGATTCAGAAACGTAGTTCCAGCGACAGAGATGCAGAGAAGGGAAAGTAGCTCGGGATTGTGCGCTCACGTCCCGCCGTGGCCGCCCAGCCACTCGGAGCTGATGGGGTGGAACGGGAGCTCGCAGATCGCAACCTGAAGAAAAAATCAGCTCGGAGTTCAACCAACCGAATCTCAGCTGAACAGGTCCAACTTCCTGACAAACCGCAGcatgtgggaggaggaggaggaggggcgcagaCCTTGGCCCCGAAGCCCGCGGCGGTGCGGGAGCCGCGAACGCCGCCGCTGCCGGCGCCGATGACGAAGAGGTCGTAGTCGTAGCTCCCGCCGTCGTCTGCGGCGGCGACGGGCGCCTCCCCGTCCTTGAGCACCTTCCGCGCCATGGCCGAACGGAACTCCGGTCAGCCCCGGAACCCTAGGACGACGACGGCCTGGGTGGATGGCAGGATGGATCCCGGAGCAGAGCTGGTGCGGTGCGGCTAAGCTGTAGTGCGGGATCAGCggcggatggatggatggatcttTTATGTACGGAGACGAGGAAGGAAGGATCGGAAAGCTTTTCTCCCCTCGGGTCATTAAATTCGTTTCCTGAGAGGAGACGTGGAGCCGGCCCACTTCGCGTCGCTCGCCTCCGGTCCTCCACGGCTCCACGAGGATTATTAGCCAAAGTATCTCAACTTTTTTTTTTCCGCGGCTGCTACGGATAGAGACCAGTCGATTCCCAGCCATTAGATGCGTTTTACGCAGACGTCGGATCTGATCACCCCGAGCAACGACCGTTCGTCGTggtgaagctccattgcagcgCGGGTGGAGCTTCATTACAGATCGGATGCTGCATCACAGATCTTGGCGTCGCCGGTGAAGCTCCATTGCAACCGCCGGTGAAGCTTTATTGCAGCTCTTGGCGTCGTCGATGAAGCTTCATTGCAACCGCTGGTGAAGCTTCATTGCAGCGCGACATTGGCGCGGGGGTGCTCCAACGCAGCACCGACGATCCATCGCAGCTCCGGCGATGCTTCGTTGCAGCGTGAACTCCTGCACGACGGCGCTCCAGCGCAGCACCGACGGCCCATCGCAGCTCCGGCGATGCTTCATTGGAGCGTGAACTCCTGCACGACGGCGCTCCAACGCAGCATCGAAGGCCCACCGCACCTCCGGCGATGCTTCACTGGATCTGGAGCGCAACAATGACGGCGCAGCGAATGGCAACTGTTGTGGTGAGGTCGAGGGAGCCCCTGCCGCTCCCATCGTCGGCGCACTTTAGCACCTCCGACAGCGCGGCTCCCCCCAACCCCGTCGGTGACGCGCTGGACGGCCGCCCCATCGGATCAACCGATTCCCCATATGGGAAGAAACGAGTGGTGGAGTGGGTGAGGGATGGAGGAACGAGGAAGACGATCAGGGTGTGAAGAGGATAAGGCTGGGATGTGGTGTGCGGGCCTCGTGCAGAGCACGTGTCGCCAGCAGAGAGCGGCTTACGGGGGGGGAGAGATCAGCCGGTTTTATTTAAATGTTTTCCTTTTTTCAACACAATATAAACGCAAACGTTTATATACATGAGTACATATGTATATCATATTTTTATGAGCATCTTCGAAAGACTGAACCAACACATCATTttaaaatttacaaaattatcGTAGGCACCTTATCATCGACGGAAACTTCTCCACACTAAATGTGCATCGTCGAAAATCCTAAATTAAACACAGAAATAAATACGAGTATGAGGACTTAAATCCTTATGGATCGGAGACATCACATTTCCTCTAACCATTCATTCGCGCATTGGACTTCTAAAGGTTTAGTACTGTAGTACAgtttggaaaagaaaaaaaacatctcAATTCAGTGCATAATCGCGCGTGTTTACATCAGCAGTGACGGGTCACAGGAGAGAGGCATCAGCAGTGACATAGCCGTCTCATTGGATCTCCTGCCATCCTGTGGGGGTGACGTGTTCAGGCGGCCGGTGAACCAACAGCCACGATTTTGTTGTACTCGAACCAAG
This genomic stretch from Hordeum vulgare subsp. vulgare chromosome 6H, MorexV3_pseudomolecules_assembly, whole genome shotgun sequence harbors:
- the LOC123401301 gene encoding glutathione reductase, cytosolic, which translates into the protein MARKVLKDGEAPVAAADDGGSYDYDLFVIGAGSGGVRGSRTAAGFGAKVAICELPFHPISSEWLGGHGGTCVIRGCVPKKILVYGASFRGEFDDASNFGWEINGDINYNWKKLLENKTQEIVRLNGVYKRILGNSGVTMIEGAGSIVDAHTVEVTQPDGSKQRHTTKHILIATGSRATLVNIPGKELAITSDEALSLEELPKRAVILGGGYIAVEFASIWKGLGAQVDLFYRKELPLRGFDDEMRTVVASNLEGRGIRLHPGTNLTELSKTADGIKVVTDKGDELIADVVLFATGRAPNSNRLNLEAVGVEVDQIGAIKVDEYSRTSVPNIWAVGDVTNRINLTPVALMEATCFAKTVFGGQTVKPDYKDVPCAVFCIPPLSVVGLSEQEALAEAKNDLLVYTSSFNPMKNSISKRQEKSIMKLVVDAETDKVLGAAMCGPDAAEIMQGIAVALKAGATKATFDSTVGIHPSAAEEFVTMRTLTRRVSPASKPKTNL